Below is a window of Camelina sativa cultivar DH55 chromosome 11, Cs, whole genome shotgun sequence DNA.
TTGTTTACACAGGAACAGCTTGGTGGTTAATGGAAGAGATTCCTCATCTCTGTGACACAGCCTTGCTTCCTTCAGACAGCCAATGGACTTGTCCCATGGACCGTGTCTTCTTTGACGCCTCTGTGATCTGGGGACTAGTGGGACCACGTAGGATGTTTGGAGACCTTGGAGAATACTCAAGTGTCAACTGGTTCTTCCTCGTAGGAGCCATAGCTCCACTCTTAGTTTGGCTAGCCACAAAGATGTTCCCGGCTCAGACATGGATCTCCAAGATTCATATCCCTGTCCTTGTGGGAGCCACCGCAATGATGCCACCTGCAACAGCAGTTAACTTCACCAGCTGGCTCATCGTTGCATTCATCTTTGGCCACTTCATTTTCAAGTACAGGAGAGAGTGGTGGACGAAGTATAACTATGTGTTGTCAGGTGGTTTAGATGCTGGCTCAGCTTTTATGACCATACTTCTGTTTCTAGCACTCGGTCGAAAAGGAATTGAAGTGAATTGGTGGGGAAATTCTGGCGACCGTGATACATGTCCCTTGGCTTCCTGTCCAACCGCTAAAGGCGTTGTCATCAAAGGCTGTCCCGTCTTCTAGCTCATGAGATAAAAGCATATAACAAGTGCTTTGTACAGAACACACAGCAAACTGATTATTGCAACTCCCAGAAAGGTCTTTACTCTCCAAGAACTATATCTTTGTGATAGCTTTAAATTAGGCAACTATCCTGTTCTGTTACAGACCAAATGCTAGTGATTCTATATACTGATTTTTTATGCTTTAGAAAAATTGTTTCGCCTCTTAAAAGCTAGCTGCTAGTTGAAATTGTAATTTGTCAAAGGGATATAGCAGAACAGAGCTTAAACAATATGGTATGGCCTTgcatagaaagaaagaataacACATTGATTGCATAAAACTTTAAACTTGTCTTTAAATTtaacatcaacaaaaatatagCCAAGGAAATTAAACAATCAAACTACTGCATCGAGTCTTATAACGCTATGATCTCTTTGTACGCATTGTTGCGTGCTATATACCATATACCTTAAAAGTACTCTTCTTCTATCTGTCTCCATTACTGAATCCAGAATGTGCGTATGTATAACTTCCATTATATGTTAAGGGGGTCTTCTTctgtgtttctttcttcaaggGGTGTCCAGTCATTTGTTTCTGCAAAAAACATAGAGAAGTTATACTGACTGTAAGCAGAAAGTGTGCTAGAGCAAATCAATAGCCCCAATCCAAATAGAAATAGAGACAAACATACTTGGCTTGTCAACAATCATCATGAGCCGCCTTTGCAGGAGACTTGCAACAAAGAGGAAAATCGAGCACATTCCAAACATGACCGTGATAGGGAATGCATTTACCTTCAGAGCACATAAAACTAGTCAGTACCACAACACAGAGACATGGGACAAGAAACTTCAGCTACTATTGTGCAGAAAAAGAATGTTGGTGGACTTACATTGTATAATACAACGCAGACAAAGATATTCAGAGGAATGCGGAAAAAGTTCATTATTGTGCTTCTGGCTTCTTCAGGGATGTATTGGGATCTCATCTTCATAATGGATGGCCAAAACAGTCCTACACACGCCTCGAATATACAGAACCCAAGGAGCTGAAAGCAACCTGAGAAAGAGATTCCTCCACCTTTCACCTTGGAAGGTGCTATGAACAACTGAGTCACACATCCGATTGCAAACAATTAATTACTCACAGAGTTAAAGTCAGCACCAAAGCAGGCAAAGTAGGATTTTCACAagaagctttttaaaaaaaaacttacagtcATTAAGATTGGAAGCAATAGTGCAGCACCGGAAACTAGGAAAACAATCTGCATGTAGCTCTCTACTCTGGGAGTTGAACGAGCCAACAGACGAGATGCAAGGGAACTGCCAAGCATCGAAGCCAACATAAATGTTGCAAAAATGAAACCATGGGGAATCTCCTCATCGTTCGGGCTTAGAGCAGGAGTCCAGAGGAATACAAAAGTATACATAGATCCTTCAAAGAGCGACTGGATAGCACCCAACAGTGCTATCTTTTCATCTgatgaaagattaaaaaaactcaTGTTATCATCATACATTCTTCAAAACTCAGGGAGGacaatgagaaagaagaaacaagacatGGAACCAACACAATAGAAATGCGAAGCAAAACAGGAAGCAAAATCTAAAAAGGGAACAGTATTTTCAGCTCACCAGAGGCAATGGCCACTGCAGCACCTCTGAACTGGGTAAGCAAATCCTTGTTGTCTGAAGGATCTCCATAGTTTTCTGTCCATGATGATAAAATGACAGCCATTCCGATAGCAAGAAAGCATGCAGCAGCGTCAAATGGTGCTACAGGGCCAAGAGCGAAGGTATCCACAAGCAAGTTCCCAAACAATCCAGCGATAATTGCAACAAGACCATTGCCAAAAAACACTGCCTTTGAAAATGTTACAGACAGCCATTGCTGCTCAAAGCCCCTCTGCATACATCACACATAAACAGACTATTTAGACATAATAATGGCGGctaaacagtaaacagcttaATACAGCATAAACCTTGCTTTACCTTATTGTGTTCAGCAACTAGCCATGATTCAAATGATGAAAACAGAAGGGAAGTAGCGATGCCGCCCAACACACGGCCTACCATCAAAACTTTATATTGAGGAGAATGCTTGGTGATGCAGCTCAATATATAGGTAATACAATAGGTAATACATGCCCTCTTACGACCCCTGATACAAAATACACCATTATGCAAAATTACGAAAAGCGCTCTCACATTTGCTAAAAAGATAAAAGCATCAGAGAGAGAAAGCTCACTGTTTGTCGGCTAGAGATCCAACGATAGTACCAAACAACATAGAGGAACCAAAACCAGCAATGAAAAGCTGTCCA
It encodes the following:
- the LOC104722145 gene encoding molybdate-anion transporter, producing MEVFYYLVFGVLGLVVAALELSKNNKDRVNTSSAFNSFKNNYLIVYSLMMAGDWLQGPYVYYLYSTYGFGKGDIGQLFIAGFGSSMLFGTIVGSLADKQGRKRACITYCITYILSCITKHSPQYKVLMVGRVLGGIATSLLFSSFESWLVAEHNKRGFEQQWLSVTFSKAVFFGNGLVAIIAGLFGNLLVDTFALGPVAPFDAAACFLAIGMAVILSSWTENYGDPSDNKDLLTQFRGAAVAIASDEKIALLGAIQSLFEGSMYTFVFLWTPALSPNDEEIPHGFIFATFMLASMLGSSLASRLLARSTPRVESYMQIVFLVSGAALLLPILMTLFIAPSKVKGGGISFSGCFQLLGFCIFEACVGLFWPSIMKMRSQYIPEEARSTIMNFFRIPLNIFVCVVLYNVNAFPITVMFGMCSIFLFVASLLQRRLMMIVDKPKTNDWTPLEERNTEEDPLNI